The following proteins are encoded in a genomic region of Hymenobacter siberiensis:
- a CDS encoding 3-oxoacyl-ACP synthase III family protein codes for MYLHHVAAYLPEAVVTNAHFTRINGLASEWIIERTGIQERRKAAPGENANTMAIAATRAALAAAPSFAQASVDLIVAGTYTPHDTIFTAAHAVQRDLGINEIPTVSISSACSSLLNAVEIVEGYFAMGKATRAVVVVTEHNTAYNNEADTMAGHLWGDGAAALLISKERISPEDLHIAEVITGGAAPVGKADEAVTLKPVEKGIVMPFGRDVFQQACTYMARVTQTLLDKHHIATPDLTYLIPHQANLRISKNVAKQLGIELERTVNNIERLGNTGCAGAAIGLAEVWDTLKGGDKVIITVFGGGYSYGAMLLNKG; via the coding sequence ATGCGCATTTCACTCGAATCAACGGCTTGGCCAGCGAGTGGATAATTGAGCGCACCGGCATCCAGGAGCGCCGCAAAGCGGCCCCCGGCGAGAATGCCAACACCATGGCCATTGCCGCCACCCGCGCCGCGCTGGCTGCCGCTCCCAGCTTTGCCCAGGCTAGTGTCGACCTTATCGTGGCCGGCACCTACACGCCGCACGATACTATTTTTACGGCCGCGCACGCCGTGCAGCGCGATTTGGGCATCAACGAAATCCCGACGGTGAGCATTTCTTCGGCCTGCTCGTCGCTGCTCAACGCCGTTGAAATTGTGGAAGGCTACTTTGCCATGGGCAAAGCCACCCGCGCCGTGGTGGTAGTAACCGAGCACAACACCGCCTACAACAACGAGGCCGACACCATGGCCGGCCACCTCTGGGGCGATGGCGCGGCGGCTCTGCTCATCAGCAAGGAGCGCATCAGCCCCGAGGACCTGCACATTGCTGAAGTCATCACCGGCGGCGCGGCTCCCGTAGGCAAAGCCGACGAGGCCGTGACCCTGAAACCGGTAGAAAAAGGCATCGTGATGCCCTTCGGCCGCGATGTGTTTCAGCAGGCCTGTACCTACATGGCCCGCGTCACCCAGACGCTGCTCGACAAGCACCACATCGCCACCCCCGACCTAACCTACCTCATCCCGCACCAGGCCAACCTGCGCATCTCGAAAAATGTGGCCAAGCAGCTTGGCATCGAGCTGGAGCGTACCGTGAACAACATCGAGCGCCTGGGTAACACCGGCTGCGCCGGCGCAGCCATCGGCTTGGCCGAAGTGTGGGACACGCTGAAGGGTGGCGATAAAGTGATTATCACCGTATTCGGCGGCGGGTACTCGTATGGCGCGATGCTCTTGAATAAGGGTTGA
- the arfB gene encoding alternative ribosome rescue aminoacyl-tRNA hydrolase ArfB — MLPPATAFLPEITFQTSRASGPGGQNVNKVESRVELRWHLMDSQVLTDLQKQLILEKLAGQLTTDGLLLLTAQDDRSQLRNKEIVLARFHELLLKSLRRPKPRKATKPSKGAVRKRLEGKKIQGEKKANRRRLE; from the coding sequence ATGCTCCCTCCCGCTACCGCCTTTCTGCCCGAAATTACCTTCCAGACCAGCCGGGCCAGCGGGCCGGGCGGGCAGAACGTGAACAAGGTGGAATCGCGGGTGGAGCTGCGCTGGCACCTGATGGATTCGCAGGTACTCACCGACCTCCAGAAGCAGCTGATACTGGAGAAGCTGGCCGGCCAGCTTACCACCGATGGCCTGCTGCTGCTAACCGCGCAGGACGACCGCAGCCAGCTCCGCAACAAGGAAATTGTGCTGGCGCGCTTCCACGAATTATTATTGAAAAGCCTGCGCCGGCCCAAGCCCCGCAAAGCCACCAAGCCCAGCAAAGGAGCCGTGCGCAAGCGCCTGGAGGGTAAAAAGATTCAGGGCGAGAAAAAGGCTAATAGGCGCAGGCTGGAGTAA
- the mgtE gene encoding magnesium transporter has protein sequence MQPHTLETITSLIQEGEFFKLKQVLRDFQPAELVALIEEEEEREQLIIFRLLPLKLATEVFEYLDLEEQRHFLDNLAQDKMADILNEMSPDDRTTLLEFLPANFVAELVQSLSEEERKVTLQLLGYPEYSVGRLMTPDYIAIRENWTVQQVLDFIRQHGGQSETLSMLYVTDAQGILIDDIRIREFLLAAPTARVRDLMDRRFVQLTVTQDQEEAIDVFRRNDRNALPVVSDQGILLGIVTIDDILSIREQEDTEDMQKLGGSEALDEPYLTMPLLTLVQKRAGWLVVLFLGELLTASAMQFFEGELQKAIVLVQFVPLIISSGGNSGSQATSLIIRAMALGEFTLGEWWRVLRRELITGSALGLILGLVGFGRIAIWQSITPIYGEHWALVALTVGIALVGIVLWGSLAGSMLPLLLKKLGLDPATSSAPFVATLVDVTGLIIYFSVALLLLRGTLL, from the coding sequence ATGCAGCCGCATACCCTGGAAACCATCACGTCCCTGATTCAGGAGGGCGAATTTTTCAAGCTGAAACAGGTGCTCCGCGACTTTCAGCCGGCGGAGCTGGTGGCCCTTATCGAGGAGGAAGAGGAACGGGAACAGCTCATCATCTTCCGGCTGCTGCCCCTGAAGCTGGCCACCGAGGTGTTCGAATACCTCGACCTGGAGGAGCAGCGGCACTTCCTCGACAACCTGGCCCAGGATAAGATGGCCGACATTCTCAACGAGATGTCGCCGGATGACCGCACCACCCTGCTCGAATTCCTGCCCGCCAACTTCGTGGCCGAGCTCGTGCAGAGCCTGAGCGAGGAAGAGCGCAAGGTAACCCTGCAGCTGCTGGGCTACCCCGAATACTCGGTGGGCCGCCTGATGACGCCCGACTACATTGCCATTCGCGAGAACTGGACGGTGCAGCAGGTACTCGACTTCATCCGGCAGCACGGCGGGCAGTCCGAAACGCTGAGCATGCTCTACGTGACCGACGCGCAGGGCATCCTGATTGATGACATCCGCATCCGGGAGTTTCTGCTGGCCGCGCCCACGGCCCGGGTGCGCGACCTCATGGACCGCCGCTTCGTGCAGCTCACCGTGACGCAGGACCAAGAAGAGGCCATCGACGTGTTCCGGCGCAACGACCGCAACGCCCTGCCCGTGGTAAGCGACCAGGGCATCCTGCTCGGCATCGTCACCATTGACGACATCCTCAGCATTCGGGAGCAGGAAGACACCGAGGATATGCAGAAGCTCGGCGGCTCGGAAGCCCTCGATGAGCCCTACCTCACCATGCCGCTGCTGACGCTGGTGCAGAAGCGGGCCGGCTGGCTGGTGGTGCTGTTTCTGGGCGAGCTGCTCACGGCCTCGGCCATGCAGTTTTTTGAGGGCGAGCTGCAGAAGGCCATCGTGCTGGTGCAGTTTGTGCCGCTCATCATCAGCTCGGGCGGCAATTCGGGCTCGCAGGCCACGTCGCTCATCATCCGAGCCATGGCGCTGGGCGAGTTCACGCTGGGCGAATGGTGGCGGGTGCTGCGGCGCGAGCTCATTACCGGCTCGGCGCTGGGCCTGATTCTGGGCCTGGTGGGCTTTGGGCGCATTGCCATTTGGCAGAGCATCACGCCCATTTATGGCGAGCATTGGGCGCTGGTGGCCCTCACGGTGGGCATTGCGCTGGTGGGCATCGTGCTGTGGGGCTCGCTGGCGGGCTCCATGCTGCCGCTGCTGCTCAAGAAGCTGGGCCTGGACCCAGCCACGTCCTCCGCGCCCTTCGTGGCCACGCTGGTCGATGTGACGGGACTGATTATCTACTTCTCGGTGGCCCTGCTGCTGCTGCGCGGCACGCTGCTGTAA